A portion of the Babylonia areolata isolate BAREFJ2019XMU chromosome 4, ASM4173473v1, whole genome shotgun sequence genome contains these proteins:
- the LOC143281742 gene encoding threonine aspartase 1-like: MADSSHENDFSKTLFVAVHAGAGFHSEEKSAEYKDLCKKACLQAMCLLKKKKPAPEAVTAAVSVLEDSDLSNAGRGSNLTITGCVECDASVMEGCSCMFGAMGCVSGVVNPVQVACRLLQFQQNCSLSLGRVPPSVLVGTGATDWAKQQGFSCEDHQKLITGNSNRMYKKYMRKLERAERLSTAKKARCTDDNGAFATSESQCTHGSSPDLLNFSTSLTSTPGETCSHRDRTISSLRTDSKTSEVTLSSDDGGLDLDKDHRECDAVGEQKGGRDGMVDDLHENPAQDTVGAVCVDWEGNVSAAVSSGGIWLKTPGRLGPAAMYGAGCWAQNAGKGVPGVAVVTSGCGEHVMRTSLAKTCADCLVNAEDATEGLHTCFSQHFLESRLLSGVCSRLAGAVAVRITHTQHSVPDVEVCWGHTTDSMALGYLRGDGQKPKTLISRLSEGCRAGSSFTMSSAVFSH, from the exons ATGGCTGATTCATCACATGAAAATGACTTCAGCAAGACACTCTTTGTAGCTGTTCATGCAG GTGCAGGATTTCATTCTGAGGAAAAATCTGCTGAGTACAAGGACCTATGTAAAAAAGCATGCTTGCAG GCAATGTGTctactgaaaaagaagaaacctgCCCCAGAAGCGGTGACTGCAGCTGTTTCTGTTTTAGAG GACTCGGACCTGAGCAACGCAGGTCGAGGTTCAAACCTGACGATAACTGGCTGTGTGGAGTGTGACGCCAGTGTGATGGAAGGCTGCAGCTGCATGTTTGGCGCCATGGGTTGTGTGTCCGGCGTGGTGAACCCTGTCCAGGTGGCCTGCCGCCTCCTGCAGTTCCAGCAGAACTGCTCCCTGTCTCTGGGCAGAGTCCCTCCCAG tgTCTTAGTGGGCACAGGAGCCACAGACTGGGCAAAGCAACAAGGTTTCTCCTGTGAAGATCACCAAAAACTGATtacag GCAATTCAAATCGCATGTACAAAAAATACATGAGAAAACTAGAAAGAGCAGAAAGACTCAGTACCGCAAAGAAAGCTCGCTGTACAGAT GATAACGGAGCATTTGCAACAAGCGAGTCCCAGTGTACACATGGATCATCACCAGACCTGCTGAATTTCAGCACCAGTCTCACCAGCACGCCAGGTGAGACAtgctcacacagagacagaaccatcAGTTCACTAAGGACCGATTCCAAAACCTCAGAGGTGACACTCAGCAGCGATGATGGTGGTTTGGATTTGGACAAAGACCACAGAGAGTGTGATGCTGTGGGCGAACAGAAAGGTGGGAGAGATGGCATGGTGGATGATCTGCATGAGAATCCAGCGCAGGACAcggttggggctgtgtgtgtggactgggaaGGAAAcgtcagtgctgctgtctccaGTGGAGGCATCTGGCTGAAAACGCCAGGCAGATTGGGACCA GCAGCCATGTACGGGGCAGGATGCTGGGCACAGAATGCTGGGAAGGGTGTACCTGGAGTTGCTGTTGTTACATCAG GATGTGGTGAGCATGTGATGAGAACGTCATTGGCCAAGACCTGTGCTGACTGTCTCGTGAATGCTGAGGATGCTACAGAGGGACTGCATACATGCTTCAGCCAGCATTTCTTAG agtcAAGACTGTTGTCAGGAGTGTGTAGTCGTCTGGCAGGAGCTGTGGCAgtgaggatcacacacacacaacacagtgtccCTGATG TGGAGGTATGCTGGGGCCACACAACAGACAGCATGGCTCTGGGCTACCTGAGAGGAGATGGCCAGAAACCTAAG ACCCTGATCTCCAGACTGAGTGAAGGCTGCCGGGCAGGAAGCTCCTTCACCATGTCCAGTGCAGTCTTCTCCCACTAG
- the LOC143281305 gene encoding phosphatidate cytidylyltransferase, mitochondrial-like — translation MMQLSCRALLRQSMCCRKILIKKTICFHHTAQMHHFLPASERQIHSSSVNRWNSVAHQFQSMVSLPRPNRRVNHSCNCKLQHVLGSGFSTHCSRQSSSFAEVSTVSHLYYRIIESFPQGIQMAFAYGSGVYQQQGHEDMSQNMLDFILVVDRPLEWHSENMKRNRHHYSFLKYCGSRCAAIVQEYGAGVYFNTLVNFEDRLIKYGVISTERLVSDLLDWDTLYISGRLHKPVKLLILPENQDLISALQMNLQSAVHAALLLLPEDFCEEALYTTIAGLSYNGDFRMVVGEDRNKVSNIVRPNMEHFRRLYESILQGEEHVQWHPQQGRLEQNPNHITQYHHLQLLPKTVLLLLQENRTRPGSHPDLEEVLKIYANSSHCDDSVARCISHIVWRSSVGQSAKTILTAGARKSVLYTMKKLKKMIRGKPKRETRL, via the exons atgatgcaACTTTCATGTCGAGCACTGCTTCGGCAGAGCATGTGTTGCAGAAAgattttgataaaaaaaacaatttgttTTCATCATACTGCACAAATGCATCATTTTTTGCCTGCATCAGAAAGACAAATTCATTCCAGTTCTGTGAACAGATGGAATTCAGTAGCGCATCAATTTCAAAGCATGGTGTCATTACCAAGACCAAATAGACGGGTAAATCATAGTTGTAATTGTAAACTTCAGCATGTACTAGGTTCTGGTTTCAGTACACACTGCTCCAGACAGAGTTCATCCTTTGCAGAGGTCAGTACTGTTTCTCATCTGTATTACCGCATCATAGAGTCCTTTCCGCAAGGGATCCAGATGGCTTTTGCCTATGGCTCAGGGGTTTACCAGCAGCAGGGCCATGAGGACATGAGTCAGAACATGCTTGACTTCATACTGGTTGTGGATCGACCGCTGGAATGGCACAGCGAGAACATGAAGCGCAACCGTCATCACTACTCTTTCCTCAAATACTGTGGCAGTCGTTGTGCAGCCATTGTGCAGGAGTATGGAGCAG GTGTCTATTTCAACACCTTGGTAAATTTTGAAGATCGTCTCATCAAGTATGGCGTGATCAGCACAGAGCGACTGGTCTCCGATCTGTTGGACTGGGACACGTTATACATCAGTGGGCGTCTGCACAAACCTGTCAAACTCCTGATTCTGCCAGAAAACCAAGACCTCATTTCAGCGCTGCAGATGAACCTGCAGAGTGCAGTTCATgctgcgttgttgttgctgccagaGGATTTCTGTGAAGAAGCACTGTACACCACCATCGCAGGCCTGTCCTACAACGGGGATTTCCGCATGGTGGTTGGGGAAGACCGCAACAAG GTGTCCAACATCGTTCGACCCAACATGGAGCACTTCCGGCGGCTGTACGAGTCCATCCTGCAGGGTGAAGAGCACGTGCAGTGGCACCCCCAGCAGGGGCGGCTGGAGCAGAACCCCAACCACATCACCCAGTACCACCACCTGCAGCTGCTGCCCAAGACTGTCCTGCTGCTCCTCCAGGAGAACCGAACACGGCCCGGCTCCCACCCAGACCTGGAGGAGGTGCTTAAGATCTATGCCAACTCCAGCCACTGCGATGACTCTGTGGCACGCTGCATCAGCCACATTGTCTGGCGCTCCAGCGTGGGGCAGAGCGCCAAGACCATCCTGACGGCAGGGGCCCGCAAGTCGGTCCTGTACACcatgaagaagctgaagaagatgaTCAGAGGGAAGCCAAAGAGGGAGACCAGGCTTTGA